Genomic window (Eublepharis macularius isolate TG4126 chromosome 6, MPM_Emac_v1.0, whole genome shotgun sequence):
ttttaagatGCTATCTAAATACAGTAATACTTGCTTATGTTAGGACTGGGGGTCCTTTTGAGAATCcaattttgattttatttgtttAGTAAGTTTTTATCCTGATTTTGTGAAATGAAAACAAGAACATTCACCTACATCTTCAGGACAACAAAGACTAAGCATAGGTGTCCCAGAGACCACCACCTTTTGTTTAATGAAATGTAATGTTGGGTGCTGTCCAAAGGGAGAAGATCCCTGTTGCTCGCCTTGCCTTCCTCAAACTGTTGGAACCCTGACAGCAATCAATCGCAGCGATTACTAGGCAGACAGGAAACGCTACAGTGCTGGGCCCATAGAAGGCAAATCCCAAGCACATACATAGGCTCCCCCCGATATCAATCCCAAATGGGGTATGCATTTGGATATTTCCAACCCAGAACAGCGCCCGAAATTCCACATTTAGTTTTGGATTGGGTGTTTCTGATTGGATATGAAGCACAGAATTTTGGACACTGTTTCAGACTGGAAATATCTGAATGCACACACTTAATCCCAACTACACCATCTACAATGAGCACAGCTGGTCCTCTGTTTCCACCATGAACTGATTAATCCTATCCACCTTGAGTGTAAAATATTCAGCATGGAACTGATGTTCATCTCATGAAGCCACACAAAGTACCTTCCTTGGAGGCTGTAAAGATATCATTGCTTTGTTCCAAAACCCAACTTTCATACTACTCAATCTCAGTGCACCGGTTCCTACATAACACAATGAGTTATACTGACCTTGGTACAAGGAATTAGAGTAAGTTTCTCACCGGGGCGAGCAATAACACAGACATAGCTTTATTAAGACACAAGTTGTTTTCTCAGGGTTTTTGTCTATTTTTATCTCACCTTATTTTTCTCTCTTTAACATAAGCAGGAAGATATGAATATCTGCATCAACACAGCCACAGGGCTAGAACTGCAGAAGAAAAGCTAAAGCCTTTTTTGCAGGAATACTGCCCGTGAATTTTCACCAGAGCATTTCTCCAgcattcctctttctttaataacCAAAATCTGGTTGCATTTTGCACTTGCAGTCACAAGAGATGCATTTTAAACTAGCACAGGAAGTTCCTGCAGTAGTTTAGCATACCTCTGTGAGTAATTTACTGCAAAATACATGCAAATTGACCCAAGCCGGGGTATGTCCTGCAGTGGATACTGCAGTAAGTTCAGAAGTAATTGCCAGTGCAAATACATCCCAGGAGAGTCATATCCCAGCAGCCTTTTTGTATGTTCTGCTGCTGCTATTCATGACAAAACAGAGTACCAACCTATACCACATACCAGGATCTGTCACTTGTGTGGCACCTGGCTTTTGTTCTTGGCAAGCCCAAATGCTGGTTTCTtccctaaaaaaaaccctgtacttTGTTAAAGAAACGTGTTTTTCTGTAACTGTTCTGCCCCATTTCTGGATATTGTCCTATCCCTTCTCCTCTGTTATTGAggtattttcttgctttctcccCTTTTAAAAGCAACTTTCTACTATTGCACCCATTTGTGAGGACGTCCTGTTTGTCTGCTAGTTTCCTCTAGCAGATGGTAAACCTAGCTACTTCATGACCCCGCAGTCCAGCTATTTCACATGTTTGTCTCAAGGTTCTCTCCCTTTAAGAGGGACAGAATATGTCAAACAACATGtagggctggggggaggggggagtaagtGTGGGTATATTGATGCAACTGCACAAGTTCAGTGTTTCTTAACGAAAAAGAATGAAAAACCTAAATGTAAAGCTGTAGGAGGGAGAAAATACACAAACAATGGAAATACAAAAAGATTCATACCAGCACAGTGAGTgataatactgaaacagaacccAGTGCTACAAGAATGCTGGATTGGATACACCCTAAACTACTctccatatttttttctttacagaaaAAAATGACCCATGTCTGCAAGATTAAAATAAGAATATCTCTATGGAAAAGCACGCTGCCTAACAGTTATTAGTTTGGATCTATTCCTCACCTGGTAACTGTCATTTCGGAGGGGGGGCATTCTCTGATTGCAGTACTAATCAAAGATGCAGTTACTAAAATGCTGAAAGAAATCTGTAAATCACAAAATAAATATTCCCTTACCTTGCATGATCTCAAGCAATCTGGGTTTCCCCATAGTTTGTCTGAATGTCAGCTTACAGCCCTTGCCTGGTTTTTCATGGAGTACCTCCTCCTCTTCTTGCATATACATTCCCCCAAATGgttctttgtaaaatatctgagaGGAAATTTCCCCTCAATTTCTAGCATTGGTGTTTTCATATGCAAGCATTTTCTAATGCACTGGCACCAATACTTACATAAAAGACAGGCACACTTTTAACAAACACAATTATTTTATAAGACAGGATACTGCCAGGAGGTCATGCCCACAATTGTCCAAATCCATGCCTGGGGTTTATGAGATCTGAGAACGAAGCACTGAAATGTGCATTGGCAACAGAATGGTTCCATGCCTCCTCATTCCTGTTTACACCCAGTCTTGCTGTTGTATTCCTGTTGCTTCCTCTGTGACACCAGCCCAGCCTAATCATTACAGAAAAGAAAGATAAAGACACAGTCCTGCCAGATAATCTAAAttgtttttcctttccttgtggctTCTGGCATGCAAAAATGTCTCGTATCTGCTTCTCAGACCAAAATGTTATTCTTTGTCCTTTCTTTCATTTGGAATCTGAATTCTTGAGAAGCTCAACTCCTACTCTTAAACTGAGTTCCTACTATCTAGCTATTTAGTGGTAGTTACAAACACTCACCTATACAGGGAGAGATCAGTCTCTGTGTTCCCATGATCACCTGGAAACCAGTGCATAACACAGTGCacctgaacatatgaaactggaAGCACACAGAGGAAGAAGGGGCCCTATGTGCAAAACTATCTGTTTTGGAGACAATTCCATTCCTGCTGCCCCTTTTACAGCCACCCAGAGACGTTCCAGTTGATATGCTAGCATTTCGTTTAAGGGCACTGGACTAACATGGGGTCTCCTTGTGCAATAAGTGCCAAGCACAGGGCCTAGGCTGGATTTGGACTGGAAGACTACCTGCCTAGAAAGGGAGATTTAATTTCTATGTTACTGATTGGAATATGCAGCAGTGCTACTTCCTGTAAAAGCTGCCCCCATGGAGTTTTAACAGCTTCCGTTGCCAGGAGTTTAGGATGGTTTATGAGCTAACCCTTAGTAATGAGGCTGCTTAGTTAATTTCAATGGTTCACAGGAGCTATTAGCAAGCCAAATCCATTCAGTTCAACCCTGACTCTTAAGCAGGCCTGGATGCACTTTGAAGCAATATTAGGATACTTTGTTACTTTAGGTACCTTTGTGTCACTCCAAAAAGTACAGGGTTTATGGTATTGATTTAAGCTTTAATAAGGGGCTTTCAGCCATCCAGCCGACACTGAGCATTCCTTGTAAACCGAAGGCAAGACTGCACATTCCCCGTGCTGAGCACTTCATTGAAATACATTCAGCACTACCCTTACAGGGCAATATGCTAACAAGCCAGCACCAATTAAAAATCTGCCATTTCCATGAAACTTCACGGTACATCTCTCTACGCCTCTTGGTCAACACGATGGTTCTGCTTCACAGCAACACAGACTCCACGCACAGCACTTCTACTTGCTTTATTGCATGCATTTTATATACTGCCAACGGAGGACTGTATTTCTCTTCGCATCACAGAGGCATAGCCATGCTGAGTCTAGCAAGCAGTCAGGAGGTTTGCCTACTGCAGGCATCGGCTGCCTTAGTTAAGCACTCACTTCTGTGTTTACTGGCTTCTCAGCCATCATTTGGGTTGAAGAGTTCCACAGGTAAGCCATACAGGACATGAATTAATCCTGACCTTTGTGCAAGCATTCATACTCATCATGACTTCATTATAAAGTACACCTTACAGTTACCAAAGGGAATGGAAATCTACTCAGAACATATCATTTTTGCATATAGCCTTGAAACAATGTGGTAGTGGCTTCTTTAGAATTCTAAAATTCTCAACAATTTTAAATAAGCAACTTATTAGTCTTCACGGATATAGAAAAATGTTGCAAAGTATCTGGGAAGTCTATGCATTTACTTTTACCTAAAATTGGGTTTGTTTTTGAAATTCTAGACTCAATGTTTATGAAATACATTTCAGAACGGAGGGGGAAACATTCATAACCTATAGACGTCATGGAGACACCGCAGATGAAAGAATCCCTGGCCTGACTCCGAACTAGCTATGAAACATGCATTCCCACATGCCCATAAACCATACGGACTTCGATTCTAGAAGACGCTCACAGAGAGTACTCACCCCCTCCAACAACCGTGGATCCAGACAGTCACCATCATCATTGAAGAGAGAATCCCAGCTTTCATTTGTCACACTATCATCTGCACTGAGGGATGCAGGACCAACATTGGTTCTAGCAGGCTCCTCCCAACTGGATGGCACACTTGGTTCAGCTTTCCCTTCTGCCTTGCCTCCAGATAGATGCTGCAGCCTCATGCCCATATTGCTCTGGGTTGGATCTTCCACGGAGGTAACATCCAAGGGTGCTTCTGCTTGGTCCAGAGTGCTCTCAGGATTCCCCATAGCTGACAAGTGTATCATCTCCTTAGAGGCACACTCCTGTAAGCAGCTGGGAGCCTCCTTGGCAGAACCCCTTTCCTCATCATTGAGTCTGACATTTGAATCTTGATCTCCTAAACTAAATATGGTACCTCTTACTGTCAATGAAGCCTCAGACTTATGAGGTGTGCTCTGGCAGATGTGGCGTGAGAAGCCATCACCCTTCTCGCTGCCACATACCTGTCCCAGTTCACCCTTCTTGAACATACAATTGGGAAGACCATCAAGCCTCTCGCAGGCCTCATCTGAATAGTTATAGCCTGCAGCCACCCCTGAGCAACCTGACAACTGGTTGGCTGTGTTTGCTGTCACTGTCTGGATCAAGATGCTGTCATCCATGCAGTCAGACACATCATGCACACTCTGATCAAACACACATTCAGTTGCATGACTGTACACTCTCCTCTTGCTCTCCTCTTCATGCTTTAGGGTGCTATACTCACTCACTTCTGCTTGAGCCAGAATGGTCCTACCCGCATCCTCAGTCACACTTTCCTTTGGGCCTGTGTCATCTGGAACTCCCTTGTGAACACATTCCAAATTGCAGCTGCCTATGCATTTACATGTGTTATGTGTATTGCTAATGTGCCCCAAAACACTATTATTGCTGTCGGCTCCATCTGATATTCTCTCACCTGAACACTCTGATGAGCGATCCTTATGTGTCTCTCTGGTGTCTGTAACATCGCTGCCTGAGTTTTCAAACATATCATCTGCACTTACCCCAGTTGGTCCCAAGTCATATTTTCTCAGATGCTTAACCTTGCTGGTCCATATACTATCTTCACTCTCTGTCTGATCTGAGAACCTCTCACTAGCACCTCGCAGCACATTCTCCTCACTCAGCTCTACCTGGCATGGGAAAAatgttcctgcc
Coding sequences:
- the R3HCC1L gene encoding coiled-coil domain-containing protein R3HCC1L, whose translation is MQPDAERSRIRPKKPDIALYVPRARRNIAVSKASTSLVTRNEREANHCPPGLEIIKGHEARPSPKAGRDLRHREQGGILFPQEEKGTTSRDCRNVFHQSSSNPKMQYKEGPQSLRKPKPRMLLPSPAFLNQTPASLPSTEAETPLEYSAKLFTNTLERMAGLQIQTEFSGVDCAREQERMFSSAGQGTCSIDTSKQAGTFFPCQVELSEENVLRGASERFSDQTESEDSIWTSKVKHLRKYDLGPTGVSADDMFENSGSDVTDTRETHKDRSSECSGERISDGADSNNSVLGHISNTHNTCKCIGSCNLECVHKGVPDDTGPKESVTEDAGRTILAQAEVSEYSTLKHEEESKRRVYSHATECVFDQSVHDVSDCMDDSILIQTVTANTANQLSGCSGVAAGYNYSDEACERLDGLPNCMFKKGELGQVCGSEKGDGFSRHICQSTPHKSEASLTVRGTIFSLGDQDSNVRLNDEERGSAKEAPSCLQECASKEMIHLSAMGNPESTLDQAEAPLDVTSVEDPTQSNMGMRLQHLSGGKAEGKAEPSVPSSWEEPARTNVGPASLSADDSVTNESWDSLFNDDGDCLDPRLLEGLSGRASPPSGLQEPRFDYYNHSPANLDLSDSELPHVIEIYDFPLEFRTEDLLRVFCSYQKKGFDIKWVDDTHALGIFSSPVAARDALSTKHLMVKTRPLSQGTRAAKAKARSYAEFLQPTKERPETSAALARRLVTGALGVRSKQTKEEREAERRQLQAARERKRLEAKQREDAWEGHE